One genomic window of Phoenix dactylifera cultivar Barhee BC4 chromosome 6, palm_55x_up_171113_PBpolish2nd_filt_p, whole genome shotgun sequence includes the following:
- the LOC120111202 gene encoding flavonol 3-sulfotransferase-like, with amino-acid sequence MRHSRVHRPQSVEPIPFTKAFEMFCEGNCPYGPIWEHVLKYWEESQRRPEKVLFLKYEEMLEDPRRIVKRLADFMGRPFSPEEEKEGVVEEVIKLCSFDKLKSLEVNRTGKLHPDFVQTNDSLFRCCLACWKDKR; translated from the coding sequence ATGCGCCATAGCCGAGTTCATAGGCCGCAATCTGTGGAGCCAATTCCATTTACCAAGGCCTTTGAGATGTTCTGTGAGGGCAATTGCCCCTATGGGCCGATATGGGAGCATGTTCTCAAGTACTGGGAGGAGAGCCAGCGGAGGCCAGAGAAGGTGCTGTTCTTGAAGTACGAGGAGATGTTAGAGGATCCGCGGCGGATTGTGAAGAGGTTGGCCGACTTCATGGGGCGTCCCTTCTCTccagaggaagagaaggaaggggtGGTGGAGGAGGTCATAAAGCTGTGCAGCTTTGACAAGCTGAAGAGCTTGGAGGTCAACAGGACGGGTAAACTGCATCCCGATTTCGTCCAAACCAATGATTCTCTCTTCAGGTGTTGTTTAGCTTGCT